From Dasypus novemcinctus isolate mDasNov1 chromosome 19, mDasNov1.1.hap2, whole genome shotgun sequence, a single genomic window includes:
- the TNFAIP8L1 gene encoding tumor necrosis factor alpha-induced protein 8-like protein 1 isoform X1 translates to MEPGLVTGQRAGDGEGRAGGPWACPDLPGQARGRLRAWGSAGSSHKAGFVGMDGGSRAPTGIPAQPGWAWTRPGTEAVGVGWRLVPGPPSQGSLHLPAFAGRTLLEPLRTEPTRNQGPALPAAWGAMDAFSAKALVLQAQKKLLSKVACKALAGALIDDASSAVLDELYRATKEFTRSRREARQVVKDLVKVLLKLGLLLRAGQLGADELAGLRRLRRRARGLAMTVVSFQQVAFTFDRRVLAGALLECRDLLQQAAGPHLTPKSHGRIRHVFERWADGDFLAALYGPAEPYRSHLRAICEGVGRLLDEGRL, encoded by the exons ATGGAACCAGGCCTGGTAACGGGGCAGAGGGCGGGGGACGGGGAGGGCCGAGCCGGCGGCCCCTGGGCCTGCCCTGACCTCCCAGGGCAGGCGAGAGGGCGGCTGAGGGCCTGGGGCTCGGCTGGGAGCTCGCACAAAGCCGGCTTTGTGGGGATGGACGGGGGCAGCCGGGCGCCCACCGGCATTCCTGCCCAGCCCGGGTGGGCGTGGACTCGGCCGGGCACCGAGGCCGTGGGTGTGGGCTGGCGCCTGGTCCCGGGACCCCCTTCCCAGGGTTCCCTCCACCTCCCCGCCTTCGCCGGGCGGACACTGCTGGAGCCGCTGAGGACGGAGCCGACAAGGAATCAGGGCCCAGCACTGCCTGCGGCCTGGG GCGCGATGGACGCGTTCAGCGCCAAGGCGCTGGTGCTGCAGGCCCAGAAGAAGCTGCTGAGCAAGGTGGCGTGCAAGGCGCTGGCCGGCGCCCTCATCGACGACGCGAGCAGCGCCGTGCTGGACGAGCTCTACCGCGCCACCAAGGAGTTCACGCGCAGCCGCCGCGAGGCGCGCCAGGTGGTCAAGGACCTGGTCAAGGTGCTGCTCAAGCTGGGCCTCCTGCTGCGCGCCGGGCAGCTGGGCGCCGACGAGCTGGcggggctgcggcgcctgcgccgCAGGGCGCGCGGCCTGGCCATGACGGTGGTCAGCTTCCAGCAGGTGGCCTTCACCTTCGACCGGCGCGTGCTGGCCGGCGCGCTGCTCGAGTGCCGCGACCTGCTGCAGCAGGCGGCCGGGCCGCACCTGACGCCCAAGTCGCACGGCCGCATCCGCCACGTCTTCGAGCGCTGGGCCGACGGCGACTTCCTGGCCGCGCTCTACGGCCCCGCCGAGCCCTACCGCTCGCACCTGCGCGCCATCTGCGAGGGCGTCGGGCGCCTGCTGGACGAGGGCCGCCTCTGA
- the TNFAIP8L1 gene encoding tumor necrosis factor alpha-induced protein 8-like protein 1 isoform X2 yields MDAFSAKALVLQAQKKLLSKVACKALAGALIDDASSAVLDELYRATKEFTRSRREARQVVKDLVKVLLKLGLLLRAGQLGADELAGLRRLRRRARGLAMTVVSFQQVAFTFDRRVLAGALLECRDLLQQAAGPHLTPKSHGRIRHVFERWADGDFLAALYGPAEPYRSHLRAICEGVGRLLDEGRL; encoded by the coding sequence ATGGACGCGTTCAGCGCCAAGGCGCTGGTGCTGCAGGCCCAGAAGAAGCTGCTGAGCAAGGTGGCGTGCAAGGCGCTGGCCGGCGCCCTCATCGACGACGCGAGCAGCGCCGTGCTGGACGAGCTCTACCGCGCCACCAAGGAGTTCACGCGCAGCCGCCGCGAGGCGCGCCAGGTGGTCAAGGACCTGGTCAAGGTGCTGCTCAAGCTGGGCCTCCTGCTGCGCGCCGGGCAGCTGGGCGCCGACGAGCTGGcggggctgcggcgcctgcgccgCAGGGCGCGCGGCCTGGCCATGACGGTGGTCAGCTTCCAGCAGGTGGCCTTCACCTTCGACCGGCGCGTGCTGGCCGGCGCGCTGCTCGAGTGCCGCGACCTGCTGCAGCAGGCGGCCGGGCCGCACCTGACGCCCAAGTCGCACGGCCGCATCCGCCACGTCTTCGAGCGCTGGGCCGACGGCGACTTCCTGGCCGCGCTCTACGGCCCCGCCGAGCCCTACCGCTCGCACCTGCGCGCCATCTGCGAGGGCGTCGGGCGCCTGCTGGACGAGGGCCGCCTCTGA